The following are encoded together in the Adhaeribacter arboris genome:
- a CDS encoding SRPBCC family protein, which translates to MSHYVLKRTQKLPISLDLAWDFFSSPDNLAEITPAYMGFEVINNSDSAKMYPGQIITYYVKPLFGLKLFWMTEITHVAEKVYFVDEQRFGPYALWHHTHFFKEIPGG; encoded by the coding sequence ATGAGCCACTACGTTTTAAAGCGAACGCAAAAGTTACCCATTAGCTTAGACCTTGCCTGGGATTTTTTTTCTTCGCCGGATAATCTTGCCGAAATTACGCCGGCTTACATGGGTTTTGAAGTAATAAACAATTCCGATTCTGCTAAAATGTACCCGGGCCAGATTATTACCTATTATGTTAAGCCCTTATTTGGCCTAAAACTTTTCTGGATGACAGAAATAACCCACGTAGCCGAAAAAGTGTATTTTGTGGATGAACAACGCTTTGGCCCTTATGCCTTGTGGCATCACACTCATTTCTTTAAAGAAATACCCGGGGGGTAG
- a CDS encoding sugar phosphate isomerase/epimerase family protein, translating into MQNRRNFLRASGALMLGGLGGLMLPGCNTKDAKSTSETATADSTATATTNQTTAAANLPAAGLQLYTVRDLLEKDLKGTLQKIADIGYKNMESAAGSKGHYYGMKPKEFASMLDGMGMKIRSNHVLIGGQTKEEAPLPPSVQTLNNGMQQLVDMAAEAGQSYLTCAFLFPSERKTIDQYKKYAELFNKTGEACKKAGLSFAYHNHDFEFQKIDNQVPYDILLNETDKELVKMELDLYWATKSGNDPVGLFEKNPGRFPLWHVKDMDKTEKKFFTEVGNGSIDFKPIFAAAKTSGMEYYFVEQDVTPGNPLDSITTSYKNLGKFVTV; encoded by the coding sequence ATGCAAAATAGAAGAAATTTTTTGAGAGCTTCCGGTGCCTTAATGTTAGGCGGACTGGGCGGTTTAATGCTACCGGGCTGTAATACCAAGGATGCCAAATCCACTTCTGAAACGGCCACTGCTGATAGTACGGCTACCGCCACCACTAACCAGACAACTGCTGCGGCCAATTTACCGGCGGCTGGTTTGCAATTGTACACGGTGCGCGATTTACTGGAAAAAGATTTAAAAGGAACTCTCCAGAAAATAGCGGATATCGGGTACAAAAACATGGAATCGGCGGCCGGTTCTAAAGGGCATTACTACGGCATGAAACCGAAAGAATTTGCCTCGATGCTGGATGGTATGGGCATGAAAATACGCAGCAACCACGTGCTTATTGGTGGCCAGACGAAGGAAGAGGCCCCCTTACCGCCTAGCGTACAAACCTTAAACAACGGGATGCAGCAACTCGTGGATATGGCCGCCGAAGCTGGCCAGAGTTATTTAACCTGTGCTTTCTTGTTTCCGAGCGAACGTAAAACCATTGACCAGTACAAAAAATACGCGGAGCTGTTTAACAAAACCGGAGAGGCTTGTAAAAAGGCGGGTTTGTCTTTTGCCTATCATAACCACGATTTCGAGTTTCAAAAAATAGATAACCAAGTGCCCTACGATATTCTTTTAAATGAAACCGATAAAGAGTTGGTTAAAATGGAATTGGATCTGTATTGGGCCACCAAATCCGGTAACGATCCGGTAGGTTTATTCGAAAAAAATCCCGGCCGTTTCCCGCTCTGGCACGTGAAAGACATGGACAAAACCGAAAAGAAATTTTTTACCGAAGTAGGTAATGGCTCCATCGATTTTAAACCCATCTTTGCTGCGGCTAAAACTTCCGGTATGGAATATTATTTTGTGGAGCAAGATGTTACACCCGGCAACCCCCTTGATAGCATTACCACCAGCTATAAAAATTTAGGCAAATTCGTAACGGTATAG
- a CDS encoding helix-turn-helix domain-containing protein, producing the protein MLNSKSIGNKIAQARKKINFSQADLAQQVAISSQAVGKWERGESMPDITTLNRLAEIFGVDLNYFSDSVKTMVPLPAEAKPTDSQMDEITPLKQRKRFGWNWDMSKGNWVDADFSGLKNLQEKFSASNLKNCKFLNSELAGLILKGNYIENCDFSGSDMRDSKLQASYLFENTFIGCSFIDAEFTKNEINNCSFATANFSGTEFLRVDFQKNTIINAVWKFTLFKDSSLVDITFDGTLEDCSFDNCSFSKVTFKNATLLNTFFKCKTLKHLTFIDCQADRMTYEFLKNGKAVLTGISLLP; encoded by the coding sequence ATGCTAAACTCAAAATCTATTGGCAATAAAATTGCCCAAGCAAGAAAGAAAATTAATTTTTCACAAGCCGACCTTGCCCAACAAGTAGCCATCAGTTCACAAGCCGTAGGTAAATGGGAACGTGGCGAATCAATGCCGGATATTACCACTTTAAACCGACTGGCAGAAATTTTTGGCGTTGACCTAAACTATTTTTCAGATAGTGTGAAGACTATGGTACCCTTACCGGCAGAGGCTAAACCAACAGACAGTCAAATGGATGAGATAACACCATTAAAGCAACGGAAAAGATTTGGTTGGAATTGGGATATGTCAAAAGGAAACTGGGTTGATGCAGACTTTTCAGGCTTAAAGAATCTTCAAGAAAAATTTAGCGCTTCTAATTTAAAGAACTGTAAGTTTTTAAATTCAGAATTAGCCGGACTTATTTTGAAAGGTAATTACATAGAAAATTGTGATTTTTCGGGTTCGGATATGAGAGACAGCAAATTGCAGGCATCCTATTTGTTTGAAAACACATTTATCGGTTGTTCTTTCATTGATGCTGAATTTACAAAAAATGAAATCAATAACTGTAGTTTTGCAACGGCTAATTTCTCTGGAACAGAGTTTCTGCGGGTAGATTTTCAAAAGAATACTATTATTAATGCCGTATGGAAATTTACTTTATTTAAAGATTCCTCCCTGGTTGACATTACTTTTGATGGTACTTTGGAAGATTGTTCTTTTGATAATTGTTCTTTTTCGAAAGTAACATTCAAAAATGCGACTTTGCTCAATACTTTCTTTAAATGTAAGACATTAAAGCATCTTACATTTATCGACTGCCAAGCCGACCGCATGACTTATGAGTTTTTAAAAAATGGCAAAGCAGTATTGACCGGAATTTCGTTGCTTCCTTAA
- a CDS encoding UxaA family hydrolase has translation MQAKVLKVHPQDDVIVALTDLKKGETIIFENETYLLQDHVAAKHKFAAKDFAVGDLVTMYGVLVGKAMQPIPRGGLISTANLKHAASEYSSRTKQYTWTPPDVSKWQNRTFNGYLRSDGKVGTANYWLFVPTVFCENRNLDIIKDALTKELGYGKSQKYQTQARQLVELYQQSKSAEVIAQTDFKLYTEQFETKRVFENIDGIKFLTHQGGCGGTRQDSEILSKLLVGYMDHPNVAGVTILSLGCQHLQFDQMQQHIRERNPNFDKPVYFFEQQSSQSEEQLLGDAIKQTFVGLIEANKQIRQPAPLSKLVLGVKCGGSDGFSGISANPALGYAADLVVALGGSVLLAEFPELNGVEQELVDRSVDDETANKFIRLMKGYSAQAQAVGSGFDANPSPGNIKDGLITDAIKSAGAAKKGGTAPVVDVLDYTEPVRKPGLSLVCTPGNDVEATTGKAGSGANVIVFTTGLGTPTGNPVCPVVKISTNTKLAQRMADIIDLDTGDIITGEATIESKGEEILEFCLKVASGEIIPKAVQLGQDDFIPWKRGVSL, from the coding sequence ATGCAAGCCAAAGTTTTAAAAGTGCACCCGCAAGATGACGTAATTGTTGCCCTCACCGACTTAAAAAAGGGAGAAACTATTATATTTGAAAACGAAACGTATTTGCTGCAAGACCACGTGGCCGCTAAACATAAATTTGCCGCGAAGGATTTTGCGGTCGGCGACTTGGTTACCATGTACGGCGTATTAGTGGGTAAAGCCATGCAGCCTATTCCCCGGGGCGGACTTATTTCCACGGCTAACTTAAAACACGCGGCTTCGGAATACAGCAGCCGCACCAAGCAATACACCTGGACGCCTCCCGACGTAAGCAAATGGCAAAACCGCACCTTTAACGGGTATCTCCGCTCCGACGGCAAAGTGGGCACCGCCAATTATTGGTTATTCGTACCTACCGTATTTTGCGAAAACCGTAACCTCGATATTATTAAAGACGCATTAACGAAAGAACTAGGCTACGGCAAAAGTCAGAAATACCAAACCCAAGCCCGCCAACTGGTAGAATTGTATCAACAAAGTAAGTCCGCCGAAGTTATTGCGCAAACTGATTTTAAATTATACACCGAGCAATTCGAAACTAAACGCGTATTCGAAAACATTGATGGGATTAAGTTTTTAACCCACCAGGGTGGTTGCGGCGGTACGCGCCAGGATTCCGAGATTTTAAGTAAGTTACTGGTAGGGTACATGGATCATCCGAACGTGGCCGGGGTTACTATTTTGAGTTTAGGTTGCCAGCATTTACAATTCGACCAGATGCAGCAGCACATCCGGGAACGTAACCCGAATTTTGATAAGCCGGTTTACTTTTTTGAGCAGCAAAGCAGCCAAAGCGAAGAACAATTACTGGGCGATGCTATAAAACAAACGTTCGTAGGTTTAATCGAAGCCAATAAACAAATCCGTCAGCCGGCGCCGCTCAGCAAATTGGTTTTAGGCGTTAAATGCGGCGGTTCCGATGGTTTCTCGGGAATTTCGGCTAACCCGGCCTTGGGTTACGCGGCCGATTTAGTAGTGGCTTTAGGCGGTTCGGTGCTGCTCGCCGAATTTCCGGAACTAAACGGGGTAGAACAAGAACTGGTAGACCGCAGCGTAGACGACGAAACCGCGAATAAATTTATCCGGCTCATGAAAGGCTACTCCGCCCAGGCCCAGGCCGTAGGTTCTGGTTTCGACGCGAATCCTTCGCCGGGCAATATCAAAGACGGGTTAATTACCGATGCCATTAAGAGCGCCGGAGCCGCCAAAAAAGGGGGAACCGCGCCCGTGGTCGATGTACTTGATTATACCGAACCGGTCCGTAAACCCGGTTTAAGTTTGGTTTGTACGCCTGGTAACGATGTAGAAGCTACTACCGGTAAAGCGGGGTCGGGCGCGAACGTAATTGTTTTTACTACCGGCCTGGGTACGCCCACCGGCAACCCGGTTTGCCCGGTGGTTAAAATATCTACTAATACCAAACTGGCCCAACGTATGGCCGACATTATTGACCTGGATACCGGCGACATTATTACCGGCGAAGCCACCATAGAAAGCAAAGGCGAAGAAATCCTGGAATTCTGCCTTAAAGTAGCCAGCGGTGAAATCATTCCCAAAGCCGTACAACTCGGCCAGGATGATTTTATTCCGTGGAAACGCGGGGTTTCGTTGTAA